Genomic window (Paenibacillus sp. 37):
TCTCTGAATTATATGAAAAAGAGATGCAGGATGCATCCAAAAGCGGGTATGGTTTTGAACTCACATTTCGTCTTACACGCAGTGAAGGAGAGACTGATCCGCCAGCCTGGGCGCTGAATCTGCTTCAAAATGTAGGACGTTACGTGTTCACTAGCGGAAATATCTTTCAGCCAGGAGATTACATGGACGCCAATGGACCCATCTGTCTGGAGTCCGATACTTTGTTGACTGCTCTCTCGTTTATTGAAGACCCGGATCTACCGGCGATCTCTACACCTAATGGTTCCGTGCAGTTTATTCAGATGGTTGGGATTACAGGTCGGGAGCTGGAAATGATTCAAACGTGGAATGCGCGCGGCTTCCTCTCGGCCTGCTCCAATTTCATGCCCAAATACGTGACTGATCTGATGAGAAATTCGTACGCAGATATTCCTTCTGTTGTACAAGCGGTTGAGCATGGAATGGAACAGGACGGATCGAGCACAGCGTTTTTATTCATACAACAACTGGGCTGGGAGTCCCCGCGTAAAAAAATGCTGATAAAGACCGTTCCGGGCAAACTCCAGCTTGGAGCCAAACAGGCTGTATTAGTCGGAACCATCCTTCGTAGCCGAATTTCGAAAGGTACCTCTCTATCCTTGATCGGACCTGATACTACTATTCTGTTCGAAGCCGGAGAACATCCTTCAGTACTAGAATCGGACAGGCAAGTTACCCTGAGGGTGAACGAAAAAATTGTTGAGGATCTGACAGAAAACCTTCGCCCGGTTGAAGGAACATTCGAGATAACTTCATTGGATCATATGCTCGTTCAGATTGTTAAAACAGAAATTAAAAACCAGGAAGGGCAAGTCATCAAAACGATTGGATGACGCACCTCAGATTCAATCAGATCCTACGCTTACTAGCGACTGTGCAGGAAGGAGGAATCAAACATGCCTGCCATTACACTTGCCTCACGGCACAAGGAGTCCGCCATGTGCCAGCATGTAACAGAAACGGCTCCGTTCGATTATTTACCAAAATCTCAACTGGATAGGCTTCGCAAAATCAATCATTTCCTGATTCATGCCTTCCAGAACAGCCTCTCGGATATTAAAGAGAATTTAACGGGCACTTATCTTTTTCTACTCACAGATATGGACGGTGTGCTTCTCTCCATGGATTATAGTCCAGATCTGGAAACTGTCGTAGAAGATTCCCCCATTCGTCCGGGCATGTTCTTCACTGCAAAGAGCTGTGGAGTTAACGCCATATCAGAAACGATGGATAACAATAAGCCTGTACTGCTGCTACCCGAGCAGCATGAAAGTCCTTATTTTCAAAGCTGGCATTGTTACGCCGCACCTTTGTTCATGGGATCGCAACATGTCGGTTATCTGGATGTGTCCACCATTAATGCAGATATGCAAGGTGAACTGATTGCCATTGCCAAGCTAATTCCAGCGTACATGCAGAACTGTTATCAGAGTCAACAGACTGCTGAACTGTGTGACAAACCTGCAGTGGAGTTCACCGAGCGTCAGTTAACCATTCTGGAAATGATAGCCGGAGGCCTCACGGTAAAAGCCATTGCTTTGAAATTAAAGATCAAGGAATGCACCGTGAATCATCACAAAAAAGTGATTTTTAACAAATTAGGTGTGCAATCCAGCACAGAAGCTGTTTCAATTGCCAGCCGAATGTCTTATGTATAGAAGACCCCTATAGATTCCTATAGGTAGTATATGAGAACGTTTGTGCTACAATTTAGGAAGCAGGCAACATGTAGAGAGAGAAACAAACACACACATTTCAGGAGGGTAATATGACAATTCCAAAAAAAGCTTCTTTATTCGCCATGCTCATTATGATTATGCTGGTTGCAGCCGCTTGCGGTGACAAAGCAGATAACACAGCCGCAACAGAAGAGCCTACCCCGACAGAAACAACGACGGGTACTGATTCTAATACAGCGAATACAGAAGAAACAGAGAACACAGAACCAGCAAGCGAAGAGTCCAAGGAAACTGATAATTCCCAAGACGTTGAGCTGGGGACTACGGAAAAAGGTTCTTACACCAATGACTATTTCGGCGTATCTCTGAAATTCCCGGAAGCATGGGAATTCCAGGATGCTGCAGGCATGAATGAGCTGACAAGTGCTTCATCCGAAGCGATTGCTGGTGATGATGAAACAAAGAAAAAACAAATTGAACTGTCTCAGACCAAAACATTGAATCTGCTTATGGCTTCAAAATACCCATTGGACGGAGGTCAAGTTGGCCCTTCCGCTATGGCCATTGCTGAGAAAGTGAGTTTGTTGCAAGGCATTCGTACAGGTAAAGACTACCTGGAAGCAACCAAAAAATTCATGGTGGATAGCCAGTTCCCTTACGATTATAAGGAAATGACAACGGAAACCATCGGTGGTAAAGAGATGGATCTGATGCAAATCACGATGGATCCAGGTGACGGTTCAACCATTACTCAAGATTACTATAGTACAATTATTGAAGGATATGCTTTCAACTTCATCTTCACTTACATGGATGATAAGACCAAAGCCGAGATTGATACCATCAAGAAATCGGTTCAATTCAAATAATTGCTTTTGATTACTGCCATTATATGAAGAACATATAACTTAACCCCGATAACGATCTGTGGAGATCATCGTCGGGGTTCTTTTGTCGTTGAAAAAGACTATATATTGCACTGTCTAGCTAGATATGGCTACCCAGTGCCCTTCCGTGACTTCTACCCACTTGGAATGCTCGAGATTATAACGGTCCTCTACTTCAACATTTTCTCTAGGTGTTTCTCTGCCAACATGTCTCTTTTTCTTCGCTTCTACCGCTGGATCAGGCACAGGAATCGCAGACAGCAATGCCTTGGTGTAGGCATGTTGTGGGTTGGAATATAGTTCCTCACTCTCGGCCAGCTCTACAATTTTCCCGTTATACATCACAGCCACTCGGTCACTGATATGTTTAACCATGGACAAGTCATGTGCGATGAAGAGATACGTCAATCCGAGTCGCTGCTGCAACTCTTCAAGCAATTGTACGATCTGAGCCTGTATCGACACATCCAGTGCAGACAGTGGTTCGTCACATACGATGAATTCCGGCTCCACAGCCAGAGCTCGCGCTATACCGATCCGCTGTCTTTGTCCTCCCGAGAATTCATGTGGATAACGCTGCGCATGGGTAGGATCAAGTCCCACCATCTCCAGCAATTCCTCCACACGCTTCTCCCGCTGAGATGCTGTACCTGCAAGTTGATGAATATCAAGGGCTTCTCCAATGATATCCATAATCCTCATTTTGGGATTCAGCGATGCATAAGGGTCCTGGAAAATAATCTGCATATGTCTGCGCATCGTTTTCATCTCCGAAGCTGATAAGCGATTGAGCGGGACTCCTTTAAACAGTACATCTCCACCTGTTGGCTCATGCAACCGCAGAATCGCACGCCCCGTGGTTGATTTTCCGCTGCCGGATTCCCCTACAACGCCGAGCGTCTCTCCTTGACGAATATGGAAACTGATATCATTTACGGCCTTTAAGGTATTGCCTTTCCCCAGATTAAAATGTTGTTTGAGCGACTTCACCTCAAGCAATGGCTGATCATCCTCGAGATCTCTTGGGACCAACGATACCGGTTTTGGCTTTTTCTTCTGATCCAGACGTGGTAATGCATTCAGAAGCCTGATCGTATACGGGTGTTTGGGATTAGCAAAAATCTCTGTTGTCGTCCCGGTTTCCACAATCTGTCCTTCTTTCATCACAACAACCCGATCACACATGCCTGCTACTACGCCCAAATCATGGGTGATCAGAATAATAGATGTCCCAAGTTGCTCTTGCATATCTTTCATCAAATTCAGAATCTGTGCCTGAATTGTAACGTCCAGTGCGGTTGTCGGCTCATCGGCAATGAGCAATTCAGGACGACAAGCAAGTGCAATACCGATCATGACTCGCTGGCGCATGCCTCCAGAGAATTCGTGCGGATACTGGTTGTAGCGGATTTCACTGCGAGTTATCCCCACCCGCTCCATCATCGCGGTCGCCTGCTTCTTGGCTTCCCTTTTGGACACCTTCTGGTGTTTGATCAGACTCTCGGAGATCTGTTTCCCCACTTTAATGGTCGGATTAAGGGAACTCATCGGGTCCTGAAAGATCATGCCAATATCACGTCCACGGATACTCTCCATCTCTTTCTGCGTTTTATTGGCTAGGTCGACACCTTTAAATAGAATCTCTCCCTTTTTCATCTGTGAAGGCGGCGATGCAAGCAGCCTCATAATGGAACGTGCGGTTACACTTTTTCCACTTCCCGATTCTCCTACAATACCTAGCGTCTCACCTTTTCGTACTTCAAAACTTACTTCT
Coding sequences:
- a CDS encoding ABC transporter ATP-binding protein, with amino-acid sequence MEPLLKVNDLSVSFHSGESEFQAVREVSFEVRKGETLGIVGESGSGKSVTARSIMRLLASPPSQMKKGEILFKGVDLANKTQKEMESIRGRDIGMIFQDPMSSLNPTIKVGKQISESLIKHQKVSKREAKKQATAMMERVGITRSEIRYNQYPHEFSGGMRQRVMIGIALACRPELLIADEPTTALDVTIQAQILNLMKDMQEQLGTSIILITHDLGVVAGMCDRVVVMKEGQIVETGTTTEIFANPKHPYTIRLLNALPRLDQKKKPKPVSLVPRDLEDDQPLLEVKSLKQHFNLGKGNTLKAVNDISFHIRQGETLGVVGESGSGKSTTGRAILRLHEPTGGDVLFKGVPLNRLSASEMKTMRRHMQIIFQDPYASLNPKMRIMDIIGEALDIHQLAGTASQREKRVEELLEMVGLDPTHAQRYPHEFSGGQRQRIGIARALAVEPEFIVCDEPLSALDVSIQAQIVQLLEELQQRLGLTYLFIAHDLSMVKHISDRVAVMYNGKIVELAESEELYSNPQHAYTKALLSAIPVPDPAVEAKKKRHVGRETPRENVEVEDRYNLEHSKWVEVTEGHWVAISS
- a CDS encoding LuxR C-terminal-related transcriptional regulator translates to MPAITLASRHKESAMCQHVTETAPFDYLPKSQLDRLRKINHFLIHAFQNSLSDIKENLTGTYLFLLTDMDGVLLSMDYSPDLETVVEDSPIRPGMFFTAKSCGVNAISETMDNNKPVLLLPEQHESPYFQSWHCYAAPLFMGSQHVGYLDVSTINADMQGELIAIAKLIPAYMQNCYQSQQTAELCDKPAVEFTERQLTILEMIAGGLTVKAIALKLKIKECTVNHHKKVIFNKLGVQSSTEAVSIASRMSYV
- a CDS encoding suppressor of fused domain protein — encoded protein: MTYEENTSGWDAIDKAIGELYGEEEPHHYGTSIPYMLGGPDPLDGISVYAVNTPMPHWHFVTYGFSELYEKEMQDASKSGYGFELTFRLTRSEGETDPPAWALNLLQNVGRYVFTSGNIFQPGDYMDANGPICLESDTLLTALSFIEDPDLPAISTPNGSVQFIQMVGITGRELEMIQTWNARGFLSACSNFMPKYVTDLMRNSYADIPSVVQAVEHGMEQDGSSTAFLFIQQLGWESPRKKMLIKTVPGKLQLGAKQAVLVGTILRSRISKGTSLSLIGPDTTILFEAGEHPSVLESDRQVTLRVNEKIVEDLTENLRPVEGTFEITSLDHMLVQIVKTEIKNQEGQVIKTIG